A stretch of Sinorhizobium meliloti DNA encodes these proteins:
- a CDS encoding monovalent cation:proton antiporter-2 (CPA2) family protein yields METTTIIYSQALMLLAGAVVAAPLFKRLGLGTILGYLAAGILIGPVAQQITEGEEILHVSELGVVFLLFIIGLELKPSRLWQMRRDIFGLGTAQVVITGAVLSFLIAFSGLLEGAGSIVAGFGLALSSTAFAMQILEENNDTNTRYGQRAFSILLLQDLAIVPLLAIIPLMAAQAPEDTTTPLEDFAIAIAAVAALFAAGRYLLNPLFQVIARTGARDVMIAAALLVVMGAATMMQLAGLSMAMGAFLAGVLLAESSYRHELEADIEPFRGILQALFFMAVGLSLELQVVAENLLSIIIAVPVLMLVKSLVLYGLCRATGSRHNDAVRIGLLLPQGGEFGFVLFTAAAAAGVFSQATSSLLVAIVTLSMALTPVAAMLSRRLMHKQDELAEEIEEDFEGAGAGADVLMIGFSRFAQIASQILLAGGRDVTIIDHSAARVRQAATFGFRIYFGDGTRLDVLRAAGIEKAKIVAVCTQKKEVTDKIIDLVHAEYPNARIFARSYDRLHTLELRARGVDYELRETFESGLLFGRKTLEALGVNGDEAIGIMDDIRRRDEARLVLQEAEGITAGRDMLHSRPVRPEPLVKPKREVTQPDDALADLADETLEKAE; encoded by the coding sequence ATGGAAACGACAACGATAATCTATTCGCAGGCGCTCATGCTGCTTGCCGGCGCCGTGGTCGCAGCGCCGCTGTTCAAGCGTCTCGGGCTCGGCACCATCCTCGGCTATCTCGCCGCCGGCATCCTGATCGGTCCCGTCGCCCAGCAAATCACGGAAGGTGAAGAGATCCTGCATGTCTCGGAACTTGGCGTCGTCTTCCTGCTGTTCATCATCGGCCTCGAGCTGAAACCGTCGCGGCTGTGGCAGATGCGGCGCGACATTTTCGGTCTCGGTACGGCGCAGGTCGTGATCACCGGCGCCGTTCTTTCGTTCCTGATCGCGTTCAGCGGTCTTCTCGAAGGCGCCGGCAGCATCGTCGCCGGGTTCGGCCTGGCGCTTTCTTCCACGGCCTTCGCCATGCAGATCCTGGAGGAAAACAACGATACCAACACGCGCTACGGCCAACGCGCCTTCTCCATTCTCCTGCTCCAGGACCTGGCGATCGTGCCTCTGCTTGCCATCATTCCGCTGATGGCGGCGCAAGCGCCGGAGGACACGACCACGCCGCTCGAGGATTTCGCGATCGCGATCGCCGCCGTGGCCGCGCTTTTCGCCGCCGGTCGTTATCTCCTCAATCCGCTCTTCCAGGTGATCGCGCGCACGGGAGCGCGCGACGTCATGATCGCAGCCGCGCTTCTCGTCGTCATGGGCGCGGCGACCATGATGCAGCTCGCCGGCCTTTCCATGGCGATGGGCGCCTTCCTTGCCGGCGTATTGCTGGCGGAATCGTCCTATCGTCACGAGCTGGAGGCCGACATCGAGCCTTTCCGCGGTATCCTCCAGGCGCTTTTCTTCATGGCGGTCGGCCTGTCGCTCGAGCTCCAGGTGGTGGCGGAGAACCTGCTGAGCATCATCATCGCGGTGCCCGTGCTGATGCTGGTGAAGAGTCTGGTCCTTTATGGGCTGTGCCGGGCGACCGGCTCACGCCATAACGACGCCGTCCGCATCGGCCTGCTTCTGCCGCAGGGGGGCGAATTCGGCTTCGTGCTCTTTACCGCAGCCGCTGCGGCCGGCGTCTTCTCGCAAGCCACCTCCTCGCTGCTCGTCGCCATCGTCACGCTCTCCATGGCGTTGACGCCGGTGGCAGCGATGCTCTCCAGGCGGCTGATGCATAAGCAGGACGAACTGGCCGAGGAAATCGAAGAGGATTTCGAGGGTGCCGGCGCCGGCGCCGACGTGCTGATGATCGGTTTTTCCCGCTTCGCCCAGATCGCTTCGCAGATCCTGCTCGCCGGCGGCCGCGACGTAACGATCATCGACCATTCCGCGGCGCGCGTGCGTCAGGCGGCCACATTCGGCTTCCGCATCTATTTCGGCGACGGAACACGCCTCGACGTCCTGAGGGCCGCCGGGATAGAGAAGGCGAAGATCGTCGCAGTGTGCACGCAGAAAAAGGAGGTCACGGACAAGATCATCGATCTCGTCCATGCCGAATACCCGAATGCCCGCATCTTCGCGCGCTCCTACGACCGCCTGCACACGCTGGAACTGCGCGCGCGGGGGGTCGACTACGAACTGCGCGAGACGTTCGAGTCGGGTCTGCTTTTCGGCCGCAAGACGCTCGAGGCGCTCGGCGTGAACGGCGATGAAGCCATTGGCATCATGGACGATATCCGCCGCCGCGACGAGGCAAGGCTGGTGCTCCAGGAAGCGGAGGGCATCACCGCCGGCCGCGACATGCTGCATTCAAGGCCCGTCCGGCCGGAACCGCTGGTAAAGCCGAAGCGTGAAGTCACGCAGCCTGACGACGCTCTGGCGGATCTTGCCGACGAGACGCTGGAAAAGGCGGAGTGA
- a CDS encoding type II toxin-antitoxin system VapB family antitoxin gives MALSIKDTETEQLARTLARRTGESITLATKRALEERLRRTDTAARRAALLEDLEAIQRRWNAMPVLDSRSSDDIIGYDEDGLPS, from the coding sequence ATGGCGCTGAGCATCAAGGACACTGAAACCGAGCAGCTTGCCCGCACACTTGCCCGGCGGACAGGGGAATCCATCACGCTTGCCACCAAGCGTGCCCTCGAAGAACGATTGCGCCGAACCGACACCGCTGCCCGGCGCGCGGCTCTTCTGGAGGATCTGGAAGCCATTCAACGCCGCTGGAATGCCATGCCCGTCCTCGACAGTCGCAGCTCCGATGACATTATCGGTTATGACGAGGATGGACTCCCCTCATAA
- a CDS encoding type II toxin-antitoxin system VapC family toxin encodes MVIDTSAIAAIAFNEQEAGSFREKIADDPVRLISAATALEAAMVIETRLGEAAGAELDLWLYKANVEIVAVTAEHMDQARRAWRRFGKGRHPAGLNFGDCFSYALAFLTNEPLLFKGSDFSQTDIPAA; translated from the coding sequence ATGGTCATCGACACATCCGCCATTGCCGCGATTGCCTTCAATGAACAGGAGGCCGGAAGTTTCCGCGAAAAAATCGCGGACGACCCGGTTCGGCTCATCTCCGCGGCAACCGCTCTGGAAGCGGCCATGGTAATCGAAACCCGGTTAGGCGAAGCTGCCGGAGCGGAACTTGATCTTTGGCTTTACAAGGCAAACGTGGAGATTGTTGCGGTAACCGCCGAGCATATGGACCAGGCCCGCCGTGCCTGGCGCCGTTTCGGCAAAGGCCGTCATCCGGCCGGTTTGAATTTCGGTGATTGTTTTTCCTATGCCCTGGCCTTTCTGACAAATGAACCGCTTCTCTTCAAGGGAAGCGATTTCTCGCAAACCGATATCCCGGCGGCATAA
- a CDS encoding patatin-like phospholipase family protein produces MTEVAMEQNLSTIRKAAGSEGEPTIALALGGGGARGLAHIHVIEALDEMGLRPAVVAGSSIGALMGAGVAAGMSGKEIREHVLSTVGRRGEVLNRLWRLRPTSLAEAVASGFRVGQFNIERVLKAFLPEAVPLRFSDLALPLKIIVTDYYGQTERVCESGDLYKALAASCALPAVFMPVKIDGRVMIDGGIYNPIPFDHLRGLADIVVAVDVVGGPDGDGETIPSRIDSLFGATQLMMQSIITMKMQAGAPDILLRPDVGRFRVLDFLRAQELLAATSGTKDEVKRALAERIDRWRKGI; encoded by the coding sequence ATGACGGAGGTGGCGATGGAGCAGAACCTATCCACGATACGCAAAGCCGCGGGTAGCGAGGGAGAGCCGACCATCGCGCTTGCGCTCGGCGGAGGCGGTGCGCGGGGACTTGCCCACATCCATGTCATCGAGGCGCTCGATGAGATGGGGCTCCGCCCCGCAGTCGTGGCCGGTTCGTCGATCGGCGCCCTCATGGGCGCGGGCGTGGCCGCTGGCATGAGCGGGAAGGAAATCCGCGAACACGTGCTTTCGACCGTCGGCCGGCGTGGGGAGGTGCTCAACCGCCTATGGCGACTGAGGCCGACCAGTCTTGCCGAGGCTGTGGCGAGCGGTTTCCGCGTCGGCCAGTTCAATATAGAGCGCGTGCTGAAGGCCTTCCTGCCCGAGGCGGTGCCTCTCCGCTTCTCCGATCTGGCACTCCCCCTTAAAATCATCGTCACGGACTATTACGGGCAGACGGAGCGGGTATGCGAAAGCGGCGACCTCTACAAGGCGCTCGCTGCCTCCTGCGCCCTGCCGGCGGTCTTCATGCCGGTGAAGATCGACGGCCGCGTGATGATCGACGGCGGCATCTATAATCCGATCCCCTTCGATCACCTGCGCGGACTGGCAGATATCGTCGTCGCCGTCGATGTCGTCGGCGGGCCGGACGGTGACGGCGAGACGATCCCGAGCCGTATCGACAGCCTGTTCGGCGCGACCCAGTTGATGATGCAGTCGATCATCACCATGAAGATGCAGGCCGGCGCACCGGATATTCTCCTGCGTCCCGATGTCGGACGGTTCCGCGTGCTCGATTTCCTGCGCGCCCAGGAACTGCTTGCCGCCACCAGCGGGACCAAGGACGAGGTGAAGCGCGCGCTGGCAGAGCGCATCGATCGGTGGAGGAAAGGGATATAA
- the rsmD gene encoding 16S rRNA (guanine(966)-N(2))-methyltransferase RsmD produces MRIVGGEFRGRTLAAPKSDDIRPTTDRARESLFNILSHAYPEALDGTRVLDLFAGTGAIGLEALSRGCRQVLFVEQGVEGRGLLRINIEALGLQGRAKIFRRDATDLGPVGTMEPFHLVFADPPYGKGLGERALSAAARGGWLVPGALAILEERADVRPQFSESFESVDERAFGDTLMHFLRFRGV; encoded by the coding sequence GTGCGCATCGTCGGTGGAGAATTCCGCGGCCGCACGCTGGCCGCGCCGAAATCGGACGATATCCGCCCGACCACGGACCGCGCGCGCGAGAGCCTGTTCAACATCCTGAGCCACGCCTATCCGGAGGCGCTTGACGGAACGCGCGTTCTCGATCTTTTCGCGGGCACGGGGGCCATCGGGCTCGAGGCGCTATCGCGCGGTTGCCGGCAGGTTCTCTTCGTCGAGCAAGGGGTCGAGGGACGCGGGCTGCTGCGCATCAATATCGAGGCGCTCGGCCTTCAGGGCCGGGCCAAGATCTTTCGCCGCGACGCGACAGATCTCGGGCCGGTCGGGACGATGGAGCCGTTTCATCTGGTGTTCGCAGATCCGCCCTATGGCAAGGGCCTCGGCGAACGCGCTCTGAGCGCGGCCGCCCGCGGCGGTTGGCTCGTTCCGGGTGCCCTTGCAATCCTGGAGGAGCGCGCGGACGTCCGGCCGCAGTTTTCCGAAAGTTTCGAATCGGTCGATGAACGCGCCTTCGGCGACACGCTGATGCATTTTTTGCGCTTCCGAGGCGTCTGA
- a CDS encoding pseudouridine synthase produces MTSKDKPTRPGGKAKGRDKKPHSGSEKPAARAAGSGPAAPAGADEPQRISKILSRAGVASRRDVERMIMEGRVSLNGVVLDTPVVNATLADRIEVDGHPIRGIERTRLWLYHKPGGLVTTNADPEGRPTVFENLPEELPRVLSVGRLDINTEGLLLLTNDGGLARVLELPSTGWLRRYRVRAHGEIDQEALDRLKEGIAVDGVLYGAIEATLDRVQGSNVWITMGLREGKNREIKNVLGALGLDVNRLIRISYGPFQLGELPIGQVQEIRGRTLREQLGPRLIADSKANFDAPIYNDQPAAAEPEAEPADHGKAEWGSKREKAEDKRERALARLDTRRDDGRPSERGRSRGKPEERPARPPVRRNRSSNVWMAPGARPTVEKKPKAAEDDLSPKGARRAPAEGKRRDRPKDAAAKAGGFDAERQGKAGKSAGRKDAAGAGGFERRRPLESAERKSRDHGDRPPRRPNGERAVRPADDRTSSEGRKESARPPRGDGKKSFAGDRPRASAGGKPVAAKPASGKPAAHRSSGPRAGKPAGSRPAEGKPGGRPGGGKPGNRPGGGKPPGKGPQGRGK; encoded by the coding sequence ATGACATCCAAAGACAAGCCCACGAGGCCCGGCGGCAAGGCCAAGGGTCGCGACAAGAAACCTCATTCCGGCAGCGAGAAGCCAGCGGCACGGGCAGCCGGCAGTGGTCCGGCGGCGCCCGCCGGTGCGGACGAGCCGCAGCGCATTTCGAAGATCCTGTCACGCGCAGGCGTCGCATCGCGTCGCGACGTCGAGAGGATGATCATGGAAGGGCGGGTGAGCCTTAATGGCGTCGTGCTCGACACGCCGGTCGTCAATGCGACGCTCGCCGACAGGATCGAGGTCGACGGCCATCCGATCCGCGGCATCGAACGGACGCGTCTCTGGCTCTATCACAAGCCGGGCGGCCTCGTGACGACCAATGCCGATCCGGAAGGCCGTCCGACGGTCTTCGAGAACCTGCCCGAAGAACTGCCGCGCGTTCTGTCGGTCGGTCGCCTCGACATCAATACCGAGGGCCTGCTGCTCCTGACGAACGACGGCGGGCTTGCGCGCGTGCTCGAGCTGCCGTCGACCGGCTGGCTGCGCCGCTACCGCGTGCGGGCGCACGGGGAAATCGATCAGGAGGCGCTCGACCGTCTGAAGGAAGGCATCGCGGTAGACGGCGTCCTTTACGGAGCGATCGAGGCGACGCTGGATCGGGTGCAAGGTTCGAACGTCTGGATCACCATGGGCCTGCGGGAAGGCAAGAACCGTGAGATCAAGAATGTCCTCGGCGCGCTCGGCCTCGACGTCAACCGGCTGATCCGCATCTCCTACGGTCCGTTCCAGCTCGGCGAGCTGCCGATCGGCCAGGTTCAGGAAATACGCGGCCGCACGCTGCGCGAACAGCTAGGGCCACGGCTGATAGCCGACTCCAAGGCGAATTTCGACGCGCCGATCTATAACGACCAGCCGGCTGCTGCCGAGCCCGAAGCGGAGCCCGCCGATCACGGCAAGGCGGAATGGGGCAGCAAGCGCGAGAAGGCCGAGGACAAGCGCGAGCGTGCTCTTGCCCGCCTCGATACCCGCCGCGACGATGGTCGCCCGAGCGAACGCGGCCGCAGCCGCGGGAAGCCGGAGGAGCGTCCGGCGCGCCCGCCAGTCCGGCGTAACCGCTCTTCCAACGTCTGGATGGCGCCGGGTGCGCGTCCGACCGTCGAGAAAAAGCCGAAGGCAGCGGAGGACGACCTGTCGCCGAAGGGGGCGCGGCGCGCGCCTGCGGAAGGTAAACGCCGCGACCGCCCGAAGGACGCTGCGGCGAAAGCGGGCGGTTTCGATGCGGAACGCCAGGGCAAGGCGGGTAAATCCGCCGGTCGCAAGGACGCCGCGGGCGCCGGCGGCTTCGAGAGGCGTCGCCCGCTCGAAAGCGCGGAGCGGAAATCCCGCGACCATGGCGACCGTCCGCCGCGCCGGCCCAATGGCGAGCGAGCGGTCCGCCCGGCCGACGACCGCACCTCGTCCGAAGGACGCAAGGAGAGCGCTCGGCCGCCGCGTGGCGACGGCAAGAAGAGCTTTGCCGGCGACCGGCCACGCGCGAGTGCCGGCGGAAAACCGGTTGCTGCAAAGCCGGCTTCGGGAAAGCCGGCCGCCCATCGTTCGTCCGGCCCGCGTGCCGGAAAGCCCGCCGGCAGCAGACCCGCTGAAGGCAAGCCCGGCGGTCGTCCGGGTGGCGGCAAGCCCGGCAATCGTCCGGGCGGCGGTAAGCCGCCGGGCAAGGGGCCGCAGGGCAGGGGGAAGTAG
- a CDS encoding nucleoside deaminase, with the protein MAETARFMQAALQEARKAAARGEVPIGAVVVLDGKMIAAAGNRTRELNDITAHAEIEAIRHAAAAVGDERLSGADLYVTLEPCTMCAAAISFARIRRLYYGAEDPKGGAVDNGVRFYASPTCHHVPDVYSGLAEREAADILREFFAGRR; encoded by the coding sequence ATGGCAGAAACGGCGCGCTTCATGCAGGCGGCCCTTCAGGAGGCCCGAAAAGCGGCGGCACGCGGCGAAGTGCCGATCGGCGCCGTCGTCGTGCTCGACGGCAAGATGATCGCCGCTGCAGGAAACCGCACCCGCGAACTCAACGACATCACCGCCCATGCGGAGATCGAGGCCATCCGCCACGCCGCGGCGGCCGTCGGCGACGAGCGTCTTTCGGGAGCCGACCTCTATGTCACTCTCGAGCCCTGCACCATGTGTGCGGCCGCGATCTCCTTCGCTCGCATCCGCCGCCTCTATTATGGCGCGGAGGATCCGAAAGGCGGCGCGGTCGACAACGGCGTCAGGTTCTATGCTTCTCCCACCTGCCACCACGTGCCGGATGTCTATTCCGGTCTTGCCGAGCGGGAGGCCGCCGACATTCTGCGCGAATTCTTCGCCGGCCGGCGTTAA
- a CDS encoding GNAT family N-acetyltransferase has product MAISIRDAVPGDAATILRFITELATYEKAPHEVEATVERVHESLFGADAVARAVICEADGKPAGFAIWFYSYSTWQARKGLYLEDLYVSPEFRGSGAGKALLKHLARTAVAEGCGRFEWSVLDWNEPAIRVYEAVGAEPMSEWTRYRLAGKGLEAFAAD; this is encoded by the coding sequence ATGGCTATCAGCATTCGCGATGCCGTTCCCGGTGACGCTGCGACGATCCTCCGTTTCATTACGGAACTCGCAACTTATGAAAAGGCGCCGCACGAGGTCGAGGCGACCGTCGAGCGCGTGCACGAGTCGCTCTTCGGAGCCGATGCCGTCGCGCGCGCCGTGATCTGCGAAGCGGACGGCAAGCCCGCGGGCTTTGCCATCTGGTTCTACAGCTATTCCACCTGGCAGGCGCGCAAGGGGCTTTATCTGGAGGATCTTTACGTCTCGCCGGAGTTTAGGGGCTCGGGCGCCGGCAAGGCGCTCCTGAAGCACCTGGCGCGGACGGCAGTCGCGGAAGGCTGCGGCCGCTTCGAATGGAGCGTGCTTGACTGGAACGAGCCCGCCATCCGCGTCTATGAGGCCGTCGGGGCGGAGCCCATGTCGGAATGGACGCGTTACCGGCTCGCCGGCAAGGGGCTGGAAGCGTTCGCAGCGGACTGA
- the ileS gene encoding isoleucine--tRNA ligase, translating to MTETAEKIDYSSTLYLPQTDFPMRAGLPQKEPETVARWQKMELYKKLRASAAGREKFVLHDGPPYANGNIHIGHALNKILKDVINRSFQMRGFDANYVPGWDCHGLPIEWKIEEKYREKGKNKDEVPVNEFRKECREFASGWIGIQTEEFKRLGIEGDFENPYTTMNFHAEARIAGELMKIARSGQLYRGSKPVMWSVVERTALAEAEVEYADVESDMIWVKFPVTEGPEALAGAFVVIWTTTPWTIPGNRAIAYSSRYAYGLYEVATAENDYGPQPGEKLIFAKRLADESAAKAKVTFNFVRDIEAGELAAITCAHPLHGLGGGYAFSVPLLDGEHVTDDAGTGFVHTAPSHGREDFEAWMDNVRLLEERGISSTIPFPVDDAGYFTADAPGFGPDAEGGAGRVIDDKGKKGDANERVIKALIGRHALFARGRLKHSYPHSWRSKKPVIFRNTPQWFVTMDKDFGDGTTLRSRALNAIDETRFVPGAGQNRLRAMIEQRPDWVLSRQRAWGVPIAIFADDEGEILVDDEVNARILVAFEKEGADAWFAEGAKERFLGNDHDHARWHQVTDILDVWFDSGSTHTFTLEDRPDLKWPADVYLEGSDQHRGWFHSSLLESCATRGRAPYNAVITHGFTMDEKGEKMSKSKGNTVTPQEVMKDAGADILRLWVMTTDYWEDQRLGKTIIQTNIDAYRKLRNTIRWMLGTLAHDKGEVVALSDMPELERLMLHRLAELDRLVREGYDAFDFKRIARALIDFSNVELSAFYFDIRKDALYCDAPSSLRRRAALQVIRTLFDCLVTWLAPMLPFTAEEAWLSRNPQAVSVHLEQFPTVPAEWRNDALAEKWRKIREVRKVVTGALEIERKEKRIGSSLEAAPAVHVADPDLLQALNGQDFAEICITSAIEVDGGDGPEDAFRLPDVAKVSVVPKLAEGRKCARSWRITTDVGSDPLYPDVSARDAAALRELGFKP from the coding sequence ATGACCGAGACCGCTGAAAAGATCGACTATTCTTCCACTCTCTACCTGCCGCAAACGGACTTTCCGATGCGGGCCGGCCTGCCGCAGAAGGAGCCGGAGACCGTCGCCCGCTGGCAGAAGATGGAGCTTTACAAAAAGCTCCGCGCGTCCGCTGCCGGACGCGAGAAGTTCGTCCTGCACGACGGCCCGCCCTATGCCAACGGCAACATCCATATCGGCCACGCGCTGAACAAGATCCTCAAGGATGTGATCAACCGCTCGTTCCAGATGCGCGGTTTCGACGCCAATTACGTGCCGGGCTGGGACTGCCACGGTCTTCCGATCGAATGGAAGATCGAGGAGAAGTACCGGGAGAAAGGCAAGAACAAGGACGAGGTACCGGTCAACGAGTTCCGTAAGGAATGCCGTGAATTCGCCAGCGGCTGGATCGGGATCCAGACCGAGGAGTTCAAGCGCCTCGGCATCGAGGGCGACTTCGAAAACCCCTACACCACGATGAACTTCCACGCGGAAGCGCGCATCGCCGGCGAGCTGATGAAGATCGCCAGATCCGGTCAGCTCTATCGCGGCTCGAAGCCGGTCATGTGGTCCGTCGTCGAGCGGACTGCACTTGCCGAGGCCGAGGTCGAATATGCCGACGTCGAAAGCGACATGATCTGGGTGAAGTTCCCGGTGACCGAGGGGCCCGAAGCGCTTGCCGGCGCCTTTGTCGTCATCTGGACGACAACCCCCTGGACGATCCCCGGCAACCGCGCGATCGCCTATTCGTCGCGATACGCCTATGGGCTCTATGAGGTCGCGACCGCCGAGAACGACTACGGCCCGCAGCCGGGCGAGAAGCTGATCTTCGCCAAGCGGCTCGCGGACGAGTCGGCGGCCAAGGCGAAGGTCACGTTCAATTTCGTGCGCGATATCGAAGCGGGCGAACTGGCGGCGATCACCTGCGCCCATCCGCTCCATGGCCTGGGCGGAGGCTACGCTTTCAGCGTGCCGCTCCTCGATGGCGAGCACGTCACCGACGATGCCGGCACCGGCTTCGTCCACACGGCGCCGAGCCATGGTCGCGAAGACTTCGAGGCCTGGATGGACAATGTCCGTCTCCTCGAGGAACGCGGCATCTCGTCCACCATCCCGTTCCCGGTCGACGATGCCGGCTATTTCACCGCCGACGCCCCCGGTTTCGGTCCGGATGCGGAAGGCGGCGCCGGCCGCGTCATCGACGACAAGGGCAAGAAGGGTGACGCCAATGAGCGCGTCATCAAGGCTCTGATCGGCCGCCACGCGCTCTTCGCGCGCGGCCGGTTGAAGCATTCCTATCCGCATTCCTGGCGGTCGAAGAAGCCGGTCATCTTCCGCAACACGCCGCAATGGTTCGTCACCATGGACAAGGATTTCGGCGACGGCACGACGCTGCGATCGCGCGCGTTGAACGCGATCGACGAAACCCGTTTCGTGCCCGGCGCCGGCCAGAACCGTCTCCGGGCGATGATCGAGCAGCGCCCCGACTGGGTGCTTTCGCGCCAGCGCGCCTGGGGTGTGCCGATCGCGATCTTCGCCGACGATGAGGGCGAAATCCTCGTGGACGACGAGGTCAATGCCCGCATCCTCGTAGCCTTCGAGAAGGAAGGAGCGGACGCGTGGTTCGCAGAAGGCGCGAAAGAGCGCTTCCTCGGCAACGACCACGATCATGCCCGCTGGCACCAGGTCACGGACATCCTGGACGTATGGTTCGATTCCGGGTCGACCCACACCTTCACGCTCGAGGACCGTCCGGACCTGAAATGGCCGGCCGACGTCTATCTCGAAGGGTCCGACCAGCACCGCGGCTGGTTCCATTCCTCGCTGCTCGAAAGCTGCGCGACGCGCGGCCGCGCCCCCTACAACGCCGTCATCACCCATGGCTTCACCATGGATGAGAAGGGCGAGAAGATGTCGAAGTCGAAGGGCAATACCGTCACGCCCCAGGAGGTGATGAAGGATGCCGGCGCCGACATCCTGCGCCTCTGGGTCATGACGACGGACTATTGGGAAGACCAGCGCCTCGGCAAGACCATCATCCAGACGAACATCGACGCATACCGCAAGCTGCGCAACACGATCCGCTGGATGCTCGGCACGCTCGCCCACGACAAGGGCGAGGTCGTAGCGCTTTCCGACATGCCGGAGCTCGAACGGCTGATGCTGCATCGCCTTGCCGAACTCGACCGGCTGGTGCGCGAAGGTTACGACGCCTTCGACTTCAAGAGGATTGCCCGGGCGCTCATCGATTTCTCGAATGTCGAACTCTCGGCTTTCTATTTCGATATCCGCAAGGATGCGCTTTACTGCGACGCACCTTCGTCGCTGCGCCGCCGCGCGGCCCTGCAGGTCATCCGTACCCTTTTCGATTGCCTGGTGACTTGGCTTGCACCCATGCTGCCCTTCACCGCGGAGGAGGCCTGGCTTTCGCGCAACCCGCAAGCCGTCTCCGTGCATCTCGAACAGTTCCCAACGGTCCCGGCGGAATGGCGCAACGACGCGCTCGCCGAGAAATGGCGGAAGATCCGCGAAGTCCGCAAGGTGGTGACCGGCGCGCTCGAGATCGAGCGCAAGGAAAAGCGCATCGGCTCTTCGCTGGAGGCGGCGCCGGCCGTCCATGTCGCCGATCCGGATCTGCTCCAGGCGCTCAACGGCCAGGACTTCGCCGAGATCTGCATCACCTCGGCAATCGAAGTCGACGGCGGCGATGGCCCGGAGGATGCGTTCAGGCTGCCGGACGTCGCCAAAGTCAGCGTCGTACCGAAACTCGCCGAGGGCCGCAAATGCGCCCGCTCCTGGCGAATCACCACCGATGTCGGCTCCGATCCGCTCTATCCGGACGTCTCCGCGCGCGACGCGGCTGCCCTGCGGGAGCTCGGCTTCAAGCCGTAA
- a CDS encoding bifunctional riboflavin kinase/FAD synthetase, whose protein sequence is MTVFHRNETRDPLPEHLRGGVVAIGNFDGVHRGHQSVLNRALEEAVKRAVPALVLTFEPHPRTVFRPDTPVFRLTPAPLKARILEGMGFGAVIEYPFDRSFSELSASDFIHSILREWLHASHVVTGFDFHFGKGREGGPAFLMAAGEREGFGVTLVDAFRDENAAVISSSFIRSLLADGDVPHAAGLLGYRYTVEAEVIDGKKLGRTLGYPTANMRLPPEAELKSGIYAVRFRRADGSLHDGVASFGRRPTVDSDGEALLETFVFDFSADLYGEICAVSFFGRLRDELKFDGLEPLMVQMRKDESEARALLAGVQPLSGIDRRLNFA, encoded by the coding sequence ATGACCGTTTTTCACCGCAACGAGACCCGCGATCCGCTGCCCGAACATCTTCGCGGCGGTGTGGTCGCGATCGGCAATTTCGACGGCGTGCACCGCGGCCATCAGTCGGTGCTGAACCGCGCGCTGGAGGAGGCCGTGAAGCGGGCCGTTCCGGCGCTCGTGCTCACCTTCGAGCCGCATCCGCGTACCGTGTTCCGGCCCGACACGCCGGTATTCCGCCTCACCCCGGCACCGCTGAAAGCCCGCATCCTCGAGGGAATGGGCTTTGGGGCCGTCATCGAATATCCCTTCGACCGGAGCTTTTCGGAGCTTTCGGCCTCCGACTTCATTCATAGCATCCTTCGCGAATGGCTGCACGCCTCCCATGTCGTCACCGGTTTCGATTTCCATTTCGGCAAGGGGCGGGAAGGCGGGCCGGCCTTCCTGATGGCGGCCGGGGAGCGCGAGGGATTCGGCGTGACGCTCGTGGATGCCTTCCGCGACGAAAACGCCGCCGTGATTTCCTCGAGTTTCATTCGCTCCCTGCTCGCCGACGGCGACGTTCCGCACGCGGCCGGGCTGCTTGGCTATCGCTATACGGTCGAAGCCGAAGTCATCGACGGCAAGAAGCTCGGCCGCACGCTCGGCTATCCGACCGCGAACATGCGCCTGCCGCCAGAGGCGGAGCTTAAAAGCGGCATCTATGCGGTGCGTTTCCGCAGGGCGGACGGGTCGCTCCATGACGGTGTCGCAAGCTTCGGCCGTCGCCCGACCGTCGACAGCGACGGCGAAGCCCTGCTGGAGACCTTCGTTTTCGATTTCTCCGCGGATCTCTACGGCGAGATCTGCGCCGTATCCTTCTTCGGCCGATTGCGCGACGAACTCAAGTTCGACGGTCTGGAGCCATTGATGGTCCAGATGCGCAAGGACGAGAGCGAGGCGCGCGCGCTGCTTGCGGGCGTCCAGCCCCTGAGCGGGATCGACCGCAGGCTCAATTTCGCCTGA